A single genomic interval of Brevibacillus brevis harbors:
- a CDS encoding ArsR/SmtB family transcription factor, protein MVPVDDICEIQCFDEEKVNRLKAFATESEGVAKIFKALADDTRAKIIHILSMEDELCVCDVAAIIGSSIANTSHHLRLLRNMGLAKYRKEGKLVFYSLDDDHVRHLISAGIEHAKEQKTIVRAT, encoded by the coding sequence ATGGTTCCAGTGGATGACATCTGTGAAATCCAATGTTTTGATGAGGAAAAAGTAAATCGGTTAAAGGCGTTCGCCACAGAATCAGAAGGGGTAGCAAAAATCTTCAAGGCGTTGGCCGATGACACCCGCGCCAAAATCATTCACATCCTCTCGATGGAAGACGAGCTCTGTGTCTGTGATGTGGCTGCTATCATCGGAAGCTCGATCGCTAACACCTCCCACCATCTGCGGCTTCTTCGCAACATGGGACTAGCCAAGTACCGCAAAGAAGGAAAGCTCGTTTTTTACTCGTTGGATGATGATCATGTACGCCATCTCATATCTGCGGGGATTGAACACGCCAAAGAACAGAAAACCATTGTCCGAGCTACCTGA
- a CDS encoding heavy metal translocating P-type ATPase, with amino-acid sequence MAEERKKDECCSGHQCGSEHKHAGKILTVLEPAAAATESAGILSSQAVVYRVTGMDCSSCAKSLEKHMQTLPAVKEVNVNFSTGKMQLVADGLGEDAVVKEVAKAGYSAMLLTRRTAKAVPKTDQAGTALTTISGVLLALGFLGSLSPSISPLVVTVLYALSIISGGYRPARSAFYAMKSGSLDMNVLMSVAAVGAALIGEWLEGATVVWLFSIGNLLQTKSIEKTRDSIRNLMDLAPPEAWVKVGESLTRKSVEDIAVGQVIVVKPGEKIPLDGVIVHGTSSVNQAPITGESIPVDKLVGDSVFAGSVNESGAVEIEVTKLVEDTAIARIIHLVEEAQEKKAPTQAFVDKFAAIYTPIVLVLALLVIVFPPLLGLGTWGEWFYRGLELLVIACPCALVISTPVAIVSAIGNAARNGVLIKGGTFLEKAGAITAIAFDKTGTLTEGKPQVAAVIEMEGSEDEVLSIARTIEERSSHPIAQAILTYAKQKQVASQSGQDFKAIVGKGASAVIGTETFYAGKPALFQELGVDLSAWQTKIESLQSEGHTLVVIGTATKLIGMIAVADTIREITVSAIGKLKAAGIEDIVMLTGDNAGTAKKVASQTGVSRYFAELLPQDKVEAVKRLQQEGKVVAMVGDGINDAPALASADLGIAMGGAGTDTAMETADIVLMADNLEKLPHTMKVSRKALAIIKQNIWFSIIVKLVALVLIFPGYLTLWLAVLSDTGAALLVILNSMRLLRMKD; translated from the coding sequence ATGGCAGAAGAACGAAAAAAAGATGAGTGTTGCAGTGGGCATCAATGCGGAAGTGAGCATAAGCATGCTGGTAAAATTCTCACGGTTCTCGAGCCTGCGGCTGCGGCAACAGAAAGCGCAGGCATTCTTTCTTCACAAGCTGTTGTCTATCGCGTTACAGGTATGGATTGCAGTTCGTGCGCTAAATCGCTGGAAAAGCATATGCAGACGTTGCCTGCCGTAAAAGAGGTAAACGTGAACTTTTCCACGGGTAAAATGCAGCTCGTCGCGGATGGGCTGGGAGAAGATGCGGTGGTCAAGGAAGTCGCCAAGGCTGGATACAGCGCCATGCTGCTTACGAGGCGCACGGCCAAAGCCGTACCGAAAACGGATCAAGCAGGGACGGCACTGACAACGATTTCCGGTGTGCTGTTGGCTCTCGGTTTTTTAGGTTCCTTATCGCCTAGCATATCTCCGCTGGTCGTTACTGTTCTCTATGCGTTGTCGATCATAAGTGGCGGCTACCGGCCTGCGCGCAGTGCTTTTTACGCGATGAAAAGTGGTTCACTGGATATGAACGTATTGATGTCTGTAGCGGCTGTAGGAGCAGCATTAATCGGTGAGTGGCTGGAGGGCGCGACGGTTGTCTGGCTTTTTTCCATTGGAAACCTGCTGCAAACCAAGTCGATTGAAAAAACGCGCGACTCCATACGCAATCTGATGGATTTGGCTCCGCCTGAGGCATGGGTCAAGGTGGGAGAGTCTCTTACCCGCAAGTCAGTTGAGGACATTGCTGTCGGCCAAGTCATCGTAGTGAAGCCGGGAGAGAAAATCCCACTGGATGGTGTGATTGTACACGGGACATCGAGCGTCAATCAGGCCCCGATTACAGGTGAATCGATTCCCGTAGATAAGCTGGTCGGCGACAGTGTTTTTGCAGGGAGTGTCAACGAAAGCGGCGCGGTGGAGATTGAAGTAACAAAGCTGGTGGAGGATACAGCGATTGCCAGAATCATTCATCTCGTGGAGGAAGCGCAGGAGAAAAAAGCGCCTACTCAGGCATTCGTCGACAAATTCGCCGCGATCTACACGCCCATCGTGCTCGTGCTTGCTTTGCTCGTGATTGTATTCCCGCCATTACTCGGGCTCGGTACCTGGGGAGAATGGTTCTACAGAGGGCTTGAGCTGCTGGTTATTGCTTGCCCGTGCGCATTGGTTATTTCCACGCCAGTTGCGATTGTATCCGCGATTGGAAACGCAGCGAGAAACGGCGTCCTGATCAAGGGCGGTACGTTTTTGGAAAAGGCAGGAGCGATCACTGCCATTGCCTTCGATAAAACGGGCACATTGACGGAAGGGAAGCCACAGGTTGCAGCGGTTATCGAGATGGAGGGAAGCGAAGACGAAGTATTGTCGATCGCCAGAACGATTGAAGAGCGTTCTTCCCATCCGATTGCACAAGCGATCCTCACCTATGCGAAACAAAAGCAGGTTGCTTCCCAGAGTGGGCAAGATTTCAAGGCGATCGTCGGAAAAGGGGCGAGTGCTGTCATTGGAACCGAAACATTTTATGCAGGGAAGCCCGCTCTGTTTCAAGAGCTGGGAGTCGATCTGTCGGCATGGCAAACGAAAATCGAGTCATTACAAAGTGAAGGACATACACTGGTGGTTATCGGTACCGCAACGAAATTGATCGGGATGATTGCCGTTGCCGATACCATTCGTGAGATTACGGTTAGTGCGATTGGCAAGCTCAAGGCCGCAGGTATCGAAGACATCGTGATGCTGACAGGTGACAATGCAGGTACGGCGAAAAAGGTCGCGAGTCAGACTGGTGTGAGCCGTTATTTTGCAGAGCTGCTGCCACAAGATAAGGTAGAAGCGGTCAAGCGACTACAGCAAGAAGGCAAGGTCGTCGCCATGGTGGGTGACGGGATCAACGATGCGCCTGCTCTCGCATCAGCTGACTTGGGGATTGCCATGGGTGGAGCTGGCACCGATACGGCAATGGAAACCGCTGATATCGTACTGATGGCTGACAATCTCGAAAAGCTGCCGCACACGATGAAGGTCAGCAGAAAAGCACTCGCGATTATCAAGCAAAACATCTGGTTTTCGATCATCGTGAAGCTGGTCGCACTCGTGTTGATCTTCCCAGGCTATCTAACCTTGTGGCTGGCGGTACTCAGTGACACAGGAGCCGCATTGCTGGTCATCTTAAACAGCATGAGACTCTTGCGAATGAAGGACTAA
- a CDS encoding ABC transporter ATP-binding protein: MGKVLEVKDLHVSFDTYAGEVKAVRGVSFDLEKGETLAIVGESGSGKSVTSQALMRLIPSPPGRIPKGQVLFEGRDLVTLSEKEMQDVRGRDISMIFQDPMTSLNPTMTIGNQIMESFIKHQKLNRADARSRAIELLEMVGIPFAKERVDQYPHQFSGGMRQRIVIAIALACNPKIIIADEPTTALDVSIQAQILELLKELQKKMGTSIIFITHDLGVVANMADRVAVMYAGKIVEIGKVDEIFYDPKHPYTWGLLGSMPSLDASDEELMSIPGSPPDMFKPPVGDAFAARNPYALKVDLEYEPPMFKISDTHYAATWLLHEMAPDIKPPASAVRRKVNSDDATDAPVSTKKTFNYENREKLVEVKDLKQHFDLGNGHTLKAVDGITFDIYKGEIFGLVGESGCGKSTTGRTILRLYDATGGEVLFNGQSVHGKKTLEEKKWLNRKIQMIFQDPYSSLNPRLTVSDIIAEGLDIHRLATKEARIAKVHELLETVGLNREHANRYPHEFSGGQRQRIGIARALAVDPEFIIADEPISALDVSIQAQVINLLKRLQKEKGLTYLFIAHDLSMVKYISDRIGVMYRGRIVELAESNRLYENPIHPYTKSLLSAIPLPDPDYERNRKRIVFDDQEYLQDQGEERILREIERGHFVACTQKEFERYGGGVLV; encoded by the coding sequence ATGGGAAAAGTTTTAGAAGTAAAAGATTTGCATGTGTCATTCGATACGTATGCAGGTGAAGTCAAAGCAGTACGAGGCGTCTCCTTCGATCTGGAAAAAGGAGAAACGCTGGCGATTGTTGGTGAATCTGGTTCCGGTAAATCCGTCACCTCACAAGCACTTATGCGCCTCATTCCGTCTCCTCCTGGACGCATTCCAAAAGGACAAGTTCTCTTTGAAGGAAGAGATTTGGTTACGCTTTCCGAAAAAGAAATGCAGGATGTCCGCGGTCGCGATATCTCGATGATTTTCCAAGACCCGATGACTTCCTTGAATCCGACGATGACTATCGGGAACCAAATCATGGAGAGCTTCATCAAGCACCAAAAGCTGAACCGTGCTGACGCGCGCAGCCGTGCTATTGAACTGTTGGAAATGGTAGGGATTCCATTTGCCAAAGAACGTGTCGATCAATACCCGCACCAGTTTTCCGGTGGGATGCGCCAACGGATCGTCATTGCCATCGCACTGGCCTGCAATCCAAAAATTATCATCGCTGATGAGCCGACAACTGCTCTGGACGTATCGATTCAGGCGCAAATTTTGGAGTTGCTGAAAGAACTGCAAAAGAAAATGGGTACCTCGATCATCTTTATTACGCATGACCTCGGTGTCGTTGCTAACATGGCAGACCGTGTAGCAGTTATGTATGCAGGTAAAATTGTGGAAATCGGTAAAGTCGATGAAATTTTCTACGATCCTAAGCACCCGTATACATGGGGTCTATTGGGTTCCATGCCTAGCCTCGATGCCAGCGATGAAGAGCTGATGTCCATTCCTGGATCGCCGCCTGATATGTTCAAGCCACCTGTGGGTGATGCTTTCGCGGCTCGTAACCCATATGCGTTGAAGGTCGATCTGGAATATGAACCACCGATGTTCAAAATCTCCGATACTCACTATGCGGCAACATGGCTCCTGCATGAAATGGCACCTGACATCAAACCGCCTGCTTCGGCTGTGAGACGAAAAGTCAATTCTGATGATGCGACTGACGCTCCAGTAAGCACCAAAAAAACCTTCAACTACGAGAACCGTGAGAAGCTGGTTGAAGTCAAAGATTTGAAACAGCATTTTGACCTCGGAAATGGTCATACGCTGAAAGCTGTAGATGGTATCACCTTTGACATCTACAAAGGGGAGATCTTCGGTCTTGTGGGTGAATCCGGTTGCGGTAAATCCACTACAGGAAGAACCATCCTTCGCCTATATGATGCAACTGGCGGAGAGGTCTTGTTCAATGGACAAAGTGTACACGGAAAGAAAACACTTGAAGAAAAGAAATGGCTCAACCGCAAAATCCAGATGATTTTCCAAGACCCGTACTCATCATTGAACCCACGTCTAACTGTATCCGACATTATTGCGGAAGGTCTGGACATTCATCGTCTGGCAACCAAGGAAGCACGCATCGCCAAGGTACACGAGCTGCTGGAAACCGTTGGTCTTAACCGCGAGCACGCAAACCGTTACCCGCATGAGTTCAGCGGCGGACAGCGCCAACGGATCGGGATTGCACGGGCATTGGCTGTTGATCCGGAATTCATCATTGCCGATGAACCGATCTCTGCTCTCGACGTGTCCATTCAGGCCCAGGTCATTAACCTGCTCAAACGCCTGCAAAAAGAAAAAGGCCTGACTTATCTGTTCATCGCCCATGACCTGTCCATGGTTAAATACATCAGTGACCGCATTGGTGTTATGTACCGCGGACGTATTGTGGAGCTGGCAGAAAGTAATCGCCTATACGAGAATCCGATTCATCCGTACACCAAATCGTTGCTCTCGGCAATTCCATTGCCAGACCCTGATTATGAGCGCAACCGTAAGCGCATCGTTTTCGATGATCAGGAATATTTGCAAGATCAAGGAGAAGAACGCATCTTGCGTGAAATTGAGCGGGGTCACTTTGTCGCTTGCACCCAAAAAGAATTCGAAAGATACGGCGGCGGCGTCTTGGTGTAA
- a CDS encoding polysaccharide deacetylase family protein gives MNKLNQSKEIALTFDDGPDQLWTPRVLEILAHYQVKATFFCVGQMVKYNPKILERIVKEGHMVGNHSWDHPDFTKIPLLAVHEQVERTSDQIEKVVGVRPRMVRPPYGAVNEEVIQLLVASDYEIIMWDLESWDWKGLTGPQVARNILGHVRPGAVVLQHSAGGTKDTLKGSMDALPYVIEVLSEQTYTFSTISALFQLAAYRERTDPVEKRRRGR, from the coding sequence GTGAACAAGCTCAATCAGTCAAAGGAAATCGCGCTCACTTTTGATGATGGGCCGGATCAGTTGTGGACGCCTCGTGTGTTAGAAATATTAGCCCATTATCAGGTAAAGGCAACTTTTTTCTGTGTGGGACAAATGGTGAAGTATAACCCGAAAATACTGGAGCGGATCGTAAAGGAAGGACACATGGTAGGAAACCATAGTTGGGATCACCCTGACTTTACGAAAATACCGCTTTTGGCTGTTCATGAGCAGGTAGAACGTACCTCAGATCAGATCGAAAAGGTAGTAGGTGTGAGACCTCGAATGGTTCGGCCACCATATGGAGCAGTAAATGAGGAAGTCATCCAGCTACTTGTAGCGAGTGACTACGAAATCATTATGTGGGATTTAGAGAGCTGGGATTGGAAAGGTCTCACCGGTCCACAGGTCGCGAGAAACATCTTGGGACATGTCCGCCCAGGTGCAGTCGTGCTTCAACATTCCGCTGGCGGTACGAAAGACACGCTAAAGGGAAGTATGGACGCCTTGCCCTATGTCATTGAGGTGTTAAGTGAGCAGACATATACCTTCTCAACCATTTCCGCCTTGTTTCAACTGGCAGCTTATCGGGAAAGAACCGATCCTGTCGAGAAAAGGAGAAGGGGCAGATAG
- a CDS encoding helix-turn-helix transcriptional regulator, producing the protein MSKADNMLSILWLLKTGKRMTAKQLAEILEINIRTVYRYIDSLCASGVPIISDAGHNGGYSLLQHFNEAPLFFDLNEQKALIHAAAFAQEAGYPFGADLHRAISKLKRYTNEEQRDAIDRHSIGFEVIQPPVDPSLESTLQELELSVANGYTLSMEYQKAYQTTRQRRHIDPYGLVYWKGNWYIVAYCHLRNTIRSFRADRVYEIERTEASFQRPPEFSARHFFLSNLLPEADKQGNTILIKVKGRPQSLPDLCRHWYLGHTVIERSEAQVIFQVDEQMAHSILPHYLLPYGKSIQVEEPAFVKERLAAIAADLFHFYQST; encoded by the coding sequence ATGTCCAAAGCCGATAATATGCTCTCCATTTTGTGGCTGTTGAAGACCGGTAAACGAATGACAGCCAAGCAGTTGGCAGAGATTCTCGAGATCAATATTCGCACTGTTTATCGCTATATTGATTCACTGTGTGCGAGCGGTGTACCCATCATTTCCGATGCCGGACACAATGGTGGCTATAGTTTACTTCAGCATTTCAATGAAGCTCCGTTATTTTTCGATCTCAACGAGCAAAAAGCCCTGATTCATGCAGCGGCTTTTGCCCAAGAGGCGGGGTATCCCTTCGGAGCAGATTTGCACAGGGCCATTTCCAAGCTAAAACGTTACACAAATGAAGAGCAGCGTGACGCGATTGACCGACATAGTATCGGCTTCGAGGTGATCCAGCCTCCTGTTGATCCTTCTCTGGAATCTACCCTACAGGAGCTGGAGCTGTCTGTTGCCAATGGGTACACCCTTTCGATGGAGTATCAGAAAGCCTACCAGACAACGAGACAGAGGCGTCATATCGATCCATACGGACTCGTTTATTGGAAGGGGAACTGGTATATCGTTGCCTATTGCCATCTCCGTAATACCATTCGCAGCTTTCGTGCAGATCGTGTCTATGAGATCGAACGTACAGAAGCCAGCTTTCAACGCCCTCCTGAATTTTCTGCGCGCCATTTTTTTCTCTCGAATTTACTGCCGGAAGCAGACAAGCAGGGCAACACCATTTTGATCAAAGTCAAAGGAAGACCACAGTCACTCCCTGATTTGTGCAGGCATTGGTATCTCGGACATACTGTGATCGAGCGCAGCGAGGCACAGGTGATCTTTCAAGTAGATGAGCAAATGGCCCATTCGATCCTTCCTCATTATCTTTTGCCATACGGAAAATCCATTCAAGTGGAAGAGCCAGCCTTTGTAAAAGAGCGTTTGGCTGCCATCGCTGCCGATTTATTTCATTTTTATCAGTCGACTTGA
- a CDS encoding DinB family protein, with translation MSVELIYIESKEEMEKGNGGRLIMKHEALRLYEYHVWANEKVFERLQEVPEGVSEQEVPSVFPTITQTLAHMLKTDYVWLLAMKGESYEEVGQKVGVLLQELKGKNVHELRKLFAESAQQFRDFFGQISMDDTSPYTHPALGTVHARYADIVQHIANHGTYHRGNISAMLRQMGHAGASSDYIFYLFETSAVEQ, from the coding sequence TTGTCAGTAGAGTTGATTTATATTGAAAGCAAAGAAGAGATGGAAAAAGGGAATGGGGGCAGATTGATTATGAAGCATGAAGCATTGCGTTTGTACGAATATCATGTATGGGCAAACGAAAAGGTATTCGAGCGGTTGCAGGAGGTACCAGAGGGAGTAAGTGAGCAGGAGGTCCCGAGTGTGTTTCCGACCATCACCCAGACGCTGGCTCACATGCTCAAGACGGATTATGTTTGGTTGTTGGCCATGAAGGGGGAGAGCTACGAAGAGGTAGGACAAAAAGTAGGGGTTCTCTTGCAGGAATTAAAAGGGAAAAACGTACACGAGCTGCGAAAACTGTTTGCCGAATCAGCCCAACAGTTCAGAGATTTCTTCGGGCAAATCTCGATGGATGACACCTCGCCTTATACGCACCCGGCATTGGGCACGGTTCACGCTCGTTACGCCGACATCGTCCAGCACATCGCCAACCACGGAACCTATCATCGAGGCAATATCTCCGCCATGCTCAGACAAATGGGTCACGCGGGAGCTTCCTCCGATTACATTTTTTATTTGTTCGAGACTTCTGCGGTAGAACAGTAA
- a CDS encoding ATP-binding protein — translation MKRYVLPFVSSLVAITFVTGCTSASDKLTVKDPAPPATENTGQSPADATKGEKPADDLLKQFTVLAAQAKEANELTAFLDQHLAKTDTKTADQLFFELDQYYEKHLPTINDNFKALLAQPGNADKLYALQYPYDFNKLEGDDGFKQWLLNQTEGGLVLQATNDMSFYWQVDYKALQKYAASLGEEGKDYLSIQETETGKPYLGDGGLQITRAELGPRMVEVEEYLVNYRSSPRAVQLRTLYIDYLKTYLSDYRYDAIDEATMKLLPAVKEEYQNFAKKYEATKTGRIVKDYLSEVAKNNDVIFEPGKSGESILGERKPNLSQFLNGLEVRIARTMNP, via the coding sequence ATGAAACGATATGTTCTACCTTTTGTCTCTAGCCTCGTCGCGATTACTTTTGTAACAGGGTGCACCTCTGCCTCTGATAAACTGACGGTAAAAGACCCTGCCCCACCTGCGACTGAAAACACAGGTCAGTCTCCCGCTGATGCGACAAAAGGCGAAAAGCCTGCCGATGATTTGCTCAAGCAGTTCACCGTACTAGCTGCGCAAGCCAAGGAAGCGAATGAGCTAACTGCCTTTTTGGATCAGCATCTGGCGAAAACGGACACGAAAACTGCCGATCAATTATTTTTTGAACTTGATCAGTACTACGAAAAACATCTGCCTACGATAAACGATAACTTCAAGGCGCTCCTCGCCCAGCCGGGAAATGCGGATAAGCTGTACGCCCTGCAATACCCCTATGATTTCAACAAGCTAGAAGGCGATGACGGCTTCAAGCAATGGCTCCTCAATCAAACAGAGGGCGGACTCGTCTTACAGGCAACGAACGACATGTCCTTCTACTGGCAAGTGGATTACAAAGCACTGCAAAAATATGCTGCTTCGCTCGGTGAGGAAGGGAAGGACTACTTGTCCATTCAAGAAACAGAAACGGGCAAACCTTATTTGGGTGACGGCGGTTTGCAAATCACGCGGGCCGAGCTCGGACCCAGAATGGTTGAAGTCGAAGAGTATTTGGTCAACTACCGCAGTAGCCCACGTGCAGTACAGCTTCGTACGCTCTATATCGACTATCTCAAAACATACTTGTCTGATTACCGTTATGATGCCATTGACGAAGCAACAATGAAGCTGCTCCCAGCCGTCAAGGAAGAGTATCAGAACTTTGCCAAGAAATATGAGGCTACGAAAACAGGACGGATCGTCAAGGATTACTTGAGCGAGGTCGCTAAAAATAATGACGTGATCTTTGAACCCGGCAAGTCTGGTGAAAGCATCCTTGGAGAACGAAAGCCGAACCTTAGTCAGTTCTTGAATGGGCTCGAGGTGCGGATTGCTCGGACGATGAATCCTTAA
- a CDS encoding TolB family protein translates to MQERRLPRHFMILFVTALLFLLTGCRYKADDITIIDPPTTEQAASLALERVDRLDGVYALGWLSETELLYRTDSETDDELHIRNLQNGSSKPIGIKAKDTAQLSHDRTHVLLADRIHAAVGDLTTGSTLPLQIGEADLSGMMADAKGSWADNGTYVMPIVKRYEYGVVFIDRGGRVTPYTLPTTNQPVEKVAKHGDRLYYLDANKQLKMTVWGSHEEKLLHSKVIDFSLSPDGTRLAFAWETAVDEISLSITDSLGSKPDQPIIKGRLLQQLSWSPDGQRLALSIFSLSQGMTGLYVMDATTGFMLPLSTHANLNSEIVWSPSGQRLFVSDGDRWTQDAQVSTMIYQLKPFNITE, encoded by the coding sequence ATGCAAGAAAGACGGCTACCGAGGCATTTCATGATCCTTTTCGTAACAGCGTTGCTATTCTTGCTGACAGGATGTCGCTACAAGGCTGACGACATCACGATCATCGATCCCCCCACTACTGAGCAAGCCGCTTCTCTTGCATTGGAGCGAGTGGATCGACTGGATGGTGTTTACGCGCTTGGCTGGCTTTCGGAAACTGAGCTTCTGTACCGAACTGACTCAGAGACGGATGATGAATTGCACATACGTAATCTGCAAAATGGTTCAAGCAAGCCAATCGGTATAAAGGCAAAGGACACAGCCCAGCTCTCCCACGATCGTACACATGTGCTGCTAGCTGATCGCATCCATGCAGCGGTGGGTGATCTTACAACAGGTAGCACCCTGCCCTTGCAAATCGGTGAGGCCGACTTGTCTGGAATGATGGCTGATGCCAAAGGCTCCTGGGCCGATAACGGTACGTATGTCATGCCGATCGTGAAGCGATACGAATACGGAGTGGTGTTCATCGATCGGGGCGGCAGGGTCACCCCTTATACTTTGCCCACTACCAATCAACCTGTCGAAAAAGTCGCCAAGCATGGTGATCGTCTGTACTACCTGGATGCCAACAAACAACTGAAAATGACCGTTTGGGGCAGTCATGAGGAGAAGCTCCTGCACAGCAAGGTGATTGACTTTTCACTTTCCCCGGACGGTACGAGACTCGCGTTTGCATGGGAGACTGCGGTAGATGAGATCAGCTTGTCCATCACTGATTCCTTGGGCAGTAAGCCCGACCAGCCCATTATCAAAGGACGCCTATTGCAGCAGCTATCCTGGTCGCCCGATGGACAGCGGCTCGCTCTTTCGATTTTCAGCCTGTCCCAAGGTATGACAGGTCTCTACGTCATGGATGCCACAACCGGATTCATGCTCCCATTGTCTACTCATGCGAATCTGAACAGCGAAATCGTCTGGAGTCCGTCAGGTCAGCGGCTGTTCGTAAGCGATGGAGATCGCTGGACGCAAGACGCTCAAGTATCTACGATGATTTATCAACTGAAACCATTCAACATAACGGAGTGA
- a CDS encoding sensor histidine kinase — translation MRLRLKWKFTWFLAGLLLFTVAVLSSLVLQGVRSYQREQMENTMDGLARTAQVRITQQYVTGTPIPSQTFMKIEGQKLAIELSATSHHRVILYDMGGTAVGDSLPMAARPDVQSPLTYALQNKIAYVIVGDTLQYLSPLSGPDGQIGVIHFESSLKDQHSFDRELVLLFLYVGLAVLGFGLLFGLLYMNRHASAISQLKRAAEHIQMGRYLEAPPLTRLDELGDLSHGIYDMSKAIQANIHTQKQFFDNVSHEFKTPLTAIKANADLLQMYGDDPAMTHQAGTAIAGEASRLHALVEKALQLSAMGTYAFEHRPEQVPLHEMLEELCLRLLGKAEKSGITIHRELAPATIWADPNSLRHIFLNLIDNAIKYNTQGGSVTVCTHAMHQQVDVLIQDTGVGISEEERKRIFDPFYTIHPDRARQTGGTGLGLSLVKQFVEREHGKIRVENGPNGQGTTFIVTFEALRLQV, via the coding sequence ATGAGACTTCGTCTGAAATGGAAGTTTACTTGGTTTCTCGCCGGTCTCCTGTTATTTACAGTGGCTGTATTGAGCAGCTTGGTTCTGCAAGGCGTTCGCAGCTACCAGCGTGAACAGATGGAAAATACGATGGACGGGCTGGCCCGTACCGCTCAAGTCAGGATCACACAGCAATACGTCACGGGTACGCCAATCCCCTCGCAAACGTTTATGAAAATAGAAGGTCAAAAACTGGCCATTGAGCTATCCGCAACGAGCCATCATCGCGTCATTTTGTACGACATGGGCGGTACTGCAGTCGGGGATTCTTTGCCGATGGCTGCCAGACCAGATGTACAAAGTCCTCTCACCTACGCCTTGCAAAACAAAATCGCTTATGTAATCGTGGGGGACACGCTGCAATACCTCTCCCCCCTCTCAGGTCCTGACGGGCAAATCGGCGTGATTCATTTTGAGTCGTCCCTTAAAGACCAGCACAGCTTCGACCGAGAATTAGTCCTGCTGTTTTTGTACGTTGGACTGGCAGTGCTTGGCTTCGGCCTGTTATTTGGCTTGCTCTACATGAATCGTCATGCTTCTGCAATCAGTCAATTGAAGCGTGCGGCTGAACACATTCAGATGGGCCGTTATTTAGAAGCACCACCATTGACTCGCCTTGATGAGCTGGGAGATTTGAGCCATGGCATTTACGATATGAGTAAAGCCATTCAGGCAAACATTCATACCCAAAAGCAATTTTTCGATAATGTCAGTCATGAATTCAAAACGCCGCTTACCGCGATCAAGGCAAACGCCGACCTGCTGCAAATGTACGGAGATGATCCCGCTATGACGCACCAGGCTGGCACAGCCATTGCCGGTGAGGCCTCCCGATTGCATGCACTCGTGGAAAAAGCACTACAGCTATCCGCTATGGGGACCTATGCATTTGAGCATCGCCCTGAGCAGGTGCCACTGCATGAAATGCTGGAGGAGCTCTGTCTGCGCCTGCTGGGCAAAGCTGAAAAATCAGGGATTACGATTCACCGCGAGCTCGCCCCTGCTACGATTTGGGCAGATCCCAACAGCCTCCGTCATATTTTCCTCAATCTGATAGACAATGCGATCAAATACAATACGCAAGGCGGCTCTGTCACCGTGTGCACCCACGCTATGCACCAGCAGGTCGACGTCTTGATTCAAGACACAGGCGTTGGTATATCAGAAGAGGAACGAAAGCGCATTTTCGATCCGTTTTACACGATTCATCCCGATCGTGCTCGTCAAACAGGTGGAACTGGTCTCGGCTTGTCCCTCGTTAAACAATTTGTCGAGAGAGAGCATGGCAAAATTCGCGTAGAGAATGGTCCCAATGGACAAGGCACGACATTTATTGTCACTTTCGAAGCTCTTCGTTTACAAGTTTGA